A genomic region of Trifolium pratense cultivar HEN17-A07 linkage group LG3, ARS_RC_1.1, whole genome shotgun sequence contains the following coding sequences:
- the LOC123917811 gene encoding integrin-linked protein kinase 1-like has translation MENIAAQLKRGISRQFSSGSLRKTLSRQFTRQASLDPRRNNLRFSFGRQSSLDPIRRSPGQDEAELTVPENLDSTMQLLFMACRGDVKGVEDLLNEGIDVNSIDLDGRTALHIAACEGHVEVAKLLLSRKANLDARDRWGSTAAADAKYYGNTEVYYMLKARGAKVPKTRRTPMTVANPREVPEYELNPLELQVRKSDGISTGTYQVAKWNGTKVAVKILDKDSYSNPDTINVFKHELTLLEKVRHPNVVQFVGAVTQNIPMMIVREYHAKGDLTGYIQKKGRLSPSKVLRFALDIARGMNYLHECKPDPIIHCDLKPKNILLDNGGQLKVAGFGTVRFSLLSPDKALLDQPETNLDPLSLYVAPEIYRGDLFDRSVDAYSFGLIVYEMIEGIPPFHPKPAEEALKLLCSEGKRPPFKIKTKSYPPDLKELIEECWDPDPVVRPTFSQVIIRLDKIVANCSKQGWWKDTFKLPWK, from the exons ATGGAAAACATTGCCGCGCAATTAAAGCGCGGCATCTCGCGCCAATTCTCCTCCGGTTCGTTACGTAAAACTCTCAGCCGTCAATTCACGCGTCAAGCTTCTCTCGATCCACGTCGTAACAATCTCCGATTCAGTTTCGGTCGTCAATCATCTCTCGATCCGATCCGTCGTAGTCCTGGTCAAGATGAAGCCGAACTCACCGTACCGGAGAATCTCGATTCCACCATGCAACTTCTCTTTATGGCTTGTCGTGGTGATGTTAAAGGTGTGGAAGATTTGCTTAACGAAGGTATCGATGTTAATAGCATTGATCTTGATGGTCGTACTGCTCTTCATATCGCCGCCTGTGAAGGTCATGTTGAAGTTGCTAAACTCTTACTCAGCCGTAAGGCTAATCTTGATGCTCGTGATCGTTGGGGCAGTACG GCTGCGGCTGATGCTAAATATTATGGAAATACAGAAGTTTATTATATGTTGAAGGCGCGTGGGGCAAAAGTGCCG AAAACCAGGAGGACTCCAATGACTGTTGCAAATCCTCGTGAAGTTCCTGAATATGAACTCAATCCGTTAGAGCTACAGGTTCGGAAGAGTGATGGTATTTCAACG GGGACATATCAAGTAGCTAAATGGAATGGCACAAAGGTTGCAGTGAAAATACTTGATAAGGACAGTTATTCAAATCCTGATACCAT AAATGTTTTCAAGCACGAGCTCACATTATTGGAAAAGGTGCGACATCCTAATGTGGTCCAGTTTGTTGGAGCTGTCACCCAAAACATACCTATGATGATTGTTCGAGAGTACCATGCTAAG GGTGACTTAACAGGTTATATTCAAAAGAAAGGGCGCTTGTCCCCATCAAAAGTTCTACGGTTTGCTCTTGACATTGCTAG GGGCATGAATTATCTTCACGAATGCAAACCAGATCCTATTATCCACTGTGATTTAAAGCCAAA AAATATTTTGCTGGATAATGGAGGGCAATTGAAGGTAGCTGGATTTGGCACGGTGCGATTTTCACTACTCTCACCTGATAAAGCATTGTTAGACCAGCCCGAGACCAACTTGGACCCTTTAA GCTTGTACGTGGCACCAGAGATTTACAGAGGTGATCTATTTGATAGAAGTGTGGATGCGTATTCTTTTGGTCTCATTGTATATGAG ATGATAGAGGGTATACCGCCCTTCCATCCCAAGCCTGCAGAGGAAGCTTTGAAACTGCTGTGTTCAGAAGGGAAGAGACCTCCATTCAAGATCAAAACAAAAAGTTATCCTCCGGATTTGAAAGA GTTGATTGAGGAATGTTGGGATCCAGACCCTGTTGTCAGACCAACATTTTCTCAAGTCATTATCCGGTTGGACAAAATTGTTGCAAATTGCTCAAAACAAGGATGGTGGAAAGATACTTTTAAACTTCCATG gaaataa
- the LOC123917810 gene encoding mitochondrial proton/calcium exchanger protein-like produces the protein MASRAILRRRSSINQYFNASSSSISSFHSPLRSFATKPYTPQSNGCDEVSRSKEELLFNHSPVLGNYVRRFTTTSFKNDFTRSNLLNESIGVRWLSQSSSAATATTAKNDEPESDDLVAKKRKEASPEECDQAVEGLTTAKAKAMAKRLQESQKEVQSVFQRVWSVVLSVSQRVWSSFLGIGPALRAVASMSREDWAKKLVHWKEEFVSTLKHYWLGCKLLWVDVRISSRLMKKLANGKSLSRREKQQLTRTTADIFRLVPVAVFLIVPFMEFLLPVFLKLFPNMLPSTFQHKMQEEEALKRKLKARIEYAKFLQDTVKEMAKEVQNSRGGELKKTAEDLDDFINMIRRGSIVSNEEILGFAKLFNDELTLDNISRPRLVNMCKYMGINPFGTDAYLRYMLRKHLRKIKEDDKLIQEEGVASLSEAELREDCRERGMLGLLSVEEMRQQLRDWLDLSLNHSVPSSLLILSRAFTVSGRLKPEEAVQATLSSLPDEVVDTIQVTSLPSEDSVSERQRKLEFLEKQEELIKKEEEREEVEQARIEMDPSREDKALNEMNISTAKEAHQLARTRAVENKDQLCEISRALAVLSSASSVSTEREDFLRLVNKEIELYNSMVEKEGSNGEKDPIETYKAAREKHEHAAESDDDGDKVSSALIERVDAMLQNLEKEIDDVDAKIGNRWRLLDRDYDGKVTPEEVASAAMYLKDTLGKEGIQELISNLSKDKDGKILVEDIVKLGGWKEEDGHTAEDERP, from the exons ATGGCTTCAAGAGCGATTTTGAGAAGAAGAAGTTCCATTAATCAATACTTCAACGCTTCATCATCTTCGATTTCATCTTTTCACTCTCCGTTACGTTCTTTCGCTACAAAACCTTACACTCCTCAATCCAACGGTTGCGATGAAGTTTCACGTTCCAAAGAGGAATTATTATTCAATCATTCACCGGTTTTGGGAAATTACGTTCGTCGATTCACGACTACGAGTTTCAAGAACGATTTTACGAGATCGAATTTGTTGAATGAGTCGATTGGTGTGAGGTGGTTGTCGCAGTCGTCATCTGCGGCGACTGCGACAACTGCGAAGAATGATGAACCGGAGAGTGATGATTTGGTTGCGAAGAAGCGGAAAGAAGCTTCTCCTGAGGAATGCGATCAAGCGGTTGAAGGTTTAACAACTGCGAAAGCTAAAGCTATGGCGAAACGTTTGCAAGAATCTCAGAAAGAAGTACAGAGTGTTTTTCAGCGAGTTTGGAGTGTTGTGCTGAGTGTTTCGCAACGAGTTTGGTCTTCGTTTTTAGGGATTGGTCCTGCTTTGAGAGCTGTAGCTTCAATGAGTAG AGAGGACTGGGCCAAAAAACTTGTTCACTGGAAAGAGGAGTTTGTATCGACGTTGAAGCATTACTGGTTGGGTTGTAAACTGCTGTGGGTTGATGTGAGAATCAGTTCCAGGTTGATGAAGAAGCTTGCTAATGGGAAGAGTCTATCTAGAAGGGAGAAACAGCAACTGACACGGACTACTGCCGATATCTTCAGGCTAGTTCCTGTTGCAGTTTTCCTTATTGTTCCCTTTATGGAATTCCTTTTGCCAGTGTTTCTTAAGTTATTCCCCAACATGTTGCCATCAACATTTCAGCACAAGATGCAAGAAGAG GAAGCATTGAAAAGGAAACTCAAGGCAAGAATAGAGTATGCAAAGTTTCTCCAAGATACAGTCAAAGAAATGGCAAAAGAAGTTCAAAACTCCCGTGGTGGAGAACTAAAGAAAACAGCTGAAGATCTTGATGACTTTATAAACATG ATTAGAAGAGGTTCAATTGTCTCTAATGAGGAAATTTTGGGTTTTGCTAAATTGTTTAATGACGAACTTACTCTAGATAATATAAGCAG GCCCCGATTAGTAAATATGTGCAAGTACATGGGTATCAACCCTTTTGGCACCGATGCATACTTACGATATATGCTACGAAAACATTTACGGAA GATTAAGGAAGATGATAAATTGATTCAAGAAGAAGGTGTAGCTTCTCTTTCAGAAGCTGAACTCCGGGAAGATTGCAGAGAGCGAGGCATGCTTGGGTTGCTTTCTGTTGAAGAAATGCGCCAACAG CTTCGAGATTGGTTAGACTTATCTTTGAACCACTCTGTGCCATCATCTCTTTTGATACTTTCAAG GGCATTTACTGTGTCTGGGAGATTGAAACCAGAAGAAGCTGTGCAGGCTACACTTTCTTCTCTCCCTGATGAGGTTGTAGATACTATACAAGTTACATCTTTACCCTCTGAGGATTCTGTCTCAGAAAGGCAGAGAAAATTGGAGTTCCTTGAAAAACAGGAAGAACTTATTAAG AAGGAGGAAGAAAGAGAGGAGGTGGAGCAAGCAAGAATTGAGATGGATCCTAGTCGAGAAGATAAGGCCTTGAATGAGATGAATATTTCAACGGCAAAAGAAGCACATCAACTTGCCAGAACCAGAGCAGTGGAAAACAAAGATCAGCTGTGTGAAATTAGTCGTGCATTAGCTGTTTTATCTTCTGCATCG TCTGTAAGTACAGAGCGTGAAGATTTTCTACGACTAGTTAATAAAGAG ATAGAACTTTATAACAGCATGGTAGAGAAAGAAGGTTCAAATGGTGAAAAAGATCCCATTGAGACGTATAAAGCTGCCCGAGAGAAACATGAGCATGCTGCTGAGTCAGATGATGATGGGGATAAGGTGTCATCCGCACTCATAGAAAGA GTTGATGCTATGCTCCAAAATCTTGAGAAGGAAATAGATGATGTGGATGCCAAAATTGGCAACCGATGGAGGCTGCTGGATAG AGATTATGATGGGAAAGTAACACCGGAGGAGGTAGCATCGGCTGCAATGTACTTAAAGGATACATTGGGCAAAGAGGGCATCCAAGAACTCATCAGCAATCTTTCTAAAGATAAAG ATGGGAAGATATTAGTTGAGGATATTGTTAAATTGGGCGGTTGGAAGGAAGAAGATGGACATACAGCTGAAGATGAAAGACCATGA
- the LOC123917812 gene encoding flavonol 7-O-beta-glucosyltransferase UGT74F1-like — MEERNTKHVLMIPYPSQGHLNPMLQFSKRLSTKGVKVTMVTTIFISKIMHLQSSSLPSSLQFDFISDGYDQGGFAQVGNISTYLSQMKTIGSENLKELIQKYNSSNHPIDCVVYDPMIQWVLDVTKEFDLLGAAFFTQKCSVNYMYYHVYHGLLKLPITSLPISIEGLPLLELKDTPSFVNDPGFYPAYYEMVMNQFSNIHKADIVLVNSFYKLEDQVVDSMSKLCPILTIGPTVPSFYLDKGVPNDKDNDLSLFQLDSSAINWLKSKPAGSVTYVSFGSMVCFSMEQMKEIALGLLGSGSNFLWVIPTMENKNIPKELVEEISSSGKGLVVNWIQQLEVLSNKAIGCFFTHCGWNSTLEALCLGVPMIAIPQWTDQPLNAKFVEDVWKVGIRVMVNENGIVTREEIKSCIRKVFENDVGSEMRINAKKWRELAIEAISHGGTSDNNINDFLNKLKRS, encoded by the exons ATGGAAGAGAGAAATACTAAGCATGTTTTAATGATTCCATACCCAAGCCAAGGACACTTAAACCCAATGCTTCAATTTAGCAAACGCTTAAGCACTAAAGGAGTTAAAGTCACAATGGTCACAACTATTTTCATCTCAAAAATCATGCATCTTCAATCATCATCCTTACCTTCATCCCTTCAATTTGACTTCATATCTGATGGTTATGACCAAGGTGGCTTTGCTCAAGTTGGTAACATATCAACCTATCTATCTCAAATGAAAACTATAGGCTCTGAAAATTTGAAGGAACTTATCCAAAAATATAACTCTTCTAATCACCCTATAGATTGTGTAGTATATGACCCTATGATTCAATGGGTTTTAGATGTAACCAAAGAATTTGATTTACTAGGAGCTGCTTTTTTCACTCAAAAGTGTAGTGTTAATTACATGTATTATCATGTTTACCATGGACTTTTAAAGCTTCCAATTACTTCATTGCCAATTTCTATAGAAGGGCTTCCTTTGCTTGAATTGAAAGACACTCCATCCTTTGTTAATGACCCTGGCTTCTATCCTGCTTACTATGAGATGGTTATGAATCAATTTTCCAATATCCATAAAGCAGATATTGTTCTTGTCAATTCCTTCTACAAGCTAGAGGACCAG GTGGTGGATTCTATGTCAAAGCTATGTCCAATATTGACAATTGGACCAACAGTTCCATCCTTTTACTTGGACAAAGGAGTTCCAAATGACAAGGATAATGATTTGAGTCTCTTCCAATTAGACTCATCAGCCATTAATTGGTTGAAATCAAAGCCTGCAGGGTCAGTTACTTATGTATCATTTGGAAGCATGGTTTGTTTTAGCATGGAGCAAATGAAGGAAATAGCATTAGGATTATTAGGAAGTGGTTCAAACTTCTTGTGGGTGATCCCTACTATGGAGAATAAGAATATCCCAAAAGAGTTGGTTGAGGAAATTAGTTCAAGTGGAAAAGGGTTAGTAGTGAATTGGATACAACAATTGGAAGTGCTATCAAACAAAGCTATTGGTTGTTTTTTTACACATTGTGGATGGAATTCAACACTTGAAGCATTATGTTTAGGTGTGCCTATGATTGCAATTCCACAATGGACTGATCAACCTTTGAATGCAAAATTTGTTGAGGATGTGTGGAAAGTGGGAATTAGAGTTATGGTAAATGAGAATGGGATTGTGACAAGAGAAGAGATTAAGAGTTGTATTAGGAAAGTGTTCGAAAATGATGTTGGGAGTGAAATGAGGATTAATGCTAAGAAATGGAGGGAATTGGCTATAGAAGCTATAAGTCATGGTGGCACTTCAGATAACAATATCAATGACTTTTTAAATAAGCTTAAGAGGTCCTAA